A genomic stretch from Acetobacter ascendens includes:
- a CDS encoding LptA/OstA family protein, whose translation MRRLFSRPRPALRVASAVMAALPCALLALSGTALAQAIDMSHGGQITVTAAGGFDWDQNQKKVTAYDQAKAIRGDVTVTADKLIAYYRKKAPAPGMPDGNAPAGADGTKPASVQAPAANGTTPATPPASTDQPPPAPATNGSADAGGQKAAGGDDQDSGANEIFRLEAIGHVHIFTQTDQAWGDKAVYDMDQAVLVMTGKAMKLTTPQDVLTARDSMEYYSQQRISIGRGNATVTTNDQRQIRADVLVGYSAPPDQNAQPQQQANTTNSSSSDPLSSGSGKLEKVNAFGHVWVHTQTEIVTGERGVYVPDTGIARIVGNVHITRGPNQIQGAAAIINMHTGIATMTERPGSRVSGLVVPNNGDTSDRK comes from the coding sequence ATGCGCCGCCTTTTTTCTCGCCCTCGCCCTGCCCTGCGTGTTGCCTCTGCTGTTATGGCGGCACTGCCATGTGCCCTGCTGGCCCTTTCTGGCACAGCGCTGGCGCAGGCCATTGATATGTCCCACGGGGGGCAGATTACCGTTACCGCCGCCGGTGGATTTGACTGGGACCAGAACCAGAAAAAAGTCACCGCCTACGATCAGGCAAAAGCCATCCGTGGGGATGTTACGGTTACGGCAGACAAGCTGATTGCCTATTACCGCAAAAAAGCCCCTGCCCCCGGCATGCCAGATGGCAATGCTCCGGCTGGGGCAGATGGTACAAAACCAGCAAGCGTGCAGGCTCCGGCAGCCAACGGCACCACACCGGCCACACCTCCGGCCAGCACAGATCAGCCGCCACCAGCACCCGCCACCAATGGCAGTGCAGATGCAGGTGGCCAGAAAGCCGCCGGAGGGGATGATCAGGATTCCGGCGCTAACGAAATTTTCCGACTTGAAGCCATAGGCCACGTGCATATCTTCACCCAAACCGATCAGGCATGGGGTGATAAAGCCGTGTACGACATGGATCAGGCCGTGCTTGTCATGACCGGCAAGGCCATGAAGCTGACCACCCCGCAGGATGTGCTGACGGCGCGGGATTCGATGGAATATTATTCGCAGCAGCGTATTTCCATCGGGCGTGGCAACGCCACTGTCACCACCAATGATCAGCGCCAGATCCGGGCTGATGTGCTGGTGGGCTACAGCGCCCCGCCAGATCAGAACGCCCAGCCACAGCAGCAGGCCAACACCACTAACAGCAGCAGTTCAGATCCGCTTAGCAGTGGTTCGGGCAAGCTGGAAAAGGTAAACGCTTTTGGCCATGTATGGGTGCATACGCAAACAGAAATCGTAACGGGGGAACGCGGGGTGTATGTGCCTGATACCGGCATTGCCCGCATTGTTGGCAATGTCCATATCACCCGTGGGCCAAACCAGATTCAGGGCGCTGCCGCCATTATCAACATGCACACAGGCATAGCCACCATGACAGAACGCCCCGGCAGCCGGGTAAGTGGGTTGGTTGTGCCCAATAACGGCGATACGTCGGACAGGAAATAA
- the rlmB gene encoding 23S rRNA (guanosine(2251)-2'-O)-methyltransferase RlmB: MRQPRHGRPARRPRVSSAGGREGAPSAPAGTCWLFGTHAVAAALNNPRRVYERLLVTEENHPALEEATRSGRAVRVAPELVQRQRLDDLLGPDAVHQGVALLARVLPPMPLDEALERPGPVLVLDQVTDPRNIGAILRSAAAFGAACLVVQDRNAPEETAVLAKAASGALETVPMVREVNLSRAIEQLQKSGCWTVGLDAGGTTLDGASFDGRRVALVLGAEGKGLRRLTRESCDEIAGLYMPGEMESLNVSVAAAVGLYELVRRGMPSAYQKAAAKKPT; this comes from the coding sequence ATGCGTCAACCTCGTCATGGCCGTCCTGCGCGGCGCCCTCGTGTTTCTTCTGCTGGTGGGCGGGAAGGCGCGCCTTCGGCTCCGGCGGGTACATGCTGGCTGTTTGGCACGCACGCAGTGGCTGCGGCACTTAATAATCCGCGCCGCGTGTATGAACGCCTGCTGGTAACGGAAGAAAATCATCCCGCGCTGGAAGAGGCCACACGCTCTGGCCGCGCTGTGCGCGTGGCGCCAGAACTTGTGCAGCGTCAGCGGTTGGATGATCTGCTGGGGCCGGATGCGGTGCATCAGGGCGTGGCACTGCTGGCACGTGTATTGCCGCCCATGCCGCTGGATGAAGCGCTAGAACGCCCCGGCCCGGTGCTGGTGCTGGATCAGGTAACAGACCCACGTAATATTGGGGCTATTCTGCGTTCAGCAGCAGCGTTTGGTGCTGCCTGCCTTGTGGTGCAGGACCGCAACGCGCCGGAAGAAACCGCAGTGCTGGCCAAGGCGGCATCTGGCGCGCTGGAAACCGTGCCCATGGTGCGCGAAGTCAACCTTTCCCGCGCGATCGAGCAATTGCAGAAAAGCGGGTGCTGGACAGTAGGGCTAGATGCAGGCGGCACCACGCTGGATGGCGCAAGTTTTGATGGCCGCCGCGTAGCCCTTGTGCTGGGCGCAGAAGGCAAGGGCCTGCGCCGTCTAACGCGGGAAAGCTGTGATGAAATTGCCGGGCTTTACATGCCCGGAGAAATGGAAAGCCTGAACGTATCCGTGGCTGCTGCTGTTGGGCTTTATGAACTGGTGCGCCGAGGCATGCCCAGCGCATACCAAAAAGCAGCGGCAAAAAAGCCCACGTAA
- a CDS encoding MOSC domain-containing protein, protein MTGLSVASVHVYPVKGLRGLSPAQARLWPWGLEADRRWMITDPQGRFITQRTCRNMALINALPTPEGLELGKANMPLCSVKFPDASAPMRSVTVWKDTVQARDAGEEAALWLTEALAQPCKLVWMDTPQKARLRHLDQADVPVSFADGYPLLVATTASLADLNARLPVGQAVPMARFRPNIVVQDAAPWAEDSWLRIRVGTAILRILAPCSRCVVTTIDQTTAEVPNPKEPLATLASFHRTSKGVMFAQNAMVEQPGIIEVGAPVTVLDSGPSNLLAQMTKA, encoded by the coding sequence ATGACAGGCCTAAGCGTTGCCAGCGTGCATGTTTACCCTGTTAAGGGGTTACGGGGGCTTTCTCCCGCCCAGGCCAGGCTATGGCCTTGGGGGCTGGAGGCAGATCGGCGGTGGATGATTACAGACCCGCAAGGCCGGTTTATCACCCAAAGAACCTGCCGAAATATGGCGCTAATAAACGCTTTGCCCACGCCAGAAGGGCTGGAACTGGGCAAGGCCAATATGCCCCTGTGTTCCGTGAAATTTCCAGATGCCAGCGCGCCCATGCGCTCTGTGACCGTATGGAAAGATACAGTGCAGGCGCGGGATGCGGGGGAAGAAGCCGCCCTGTGGCTGACCGAGGCTTTGGCGCAACCGTGCAAGTTGGTGTGGATGGATACACCCCAGAAAGCACGCCTGCGCCACTTGGATCAGGCAGACGTTCCGGTTTCTTTTGCCGATGGATACCCGCTGCTGGTGGCCACTACGGCATCTTTGGCGGATTTAAACGCACGTTTGCCGGTGGGGCAGGCTGTGCCTATGGCGCGGTTTCGGCCCAATATTGTAGTGCAGGATGCCGCACCGTGGGCCGAGGATAGCTGGCTACGCATACGTGTTGGCACGGCCATTTTGCGTATTCTGGCCCCATGCTCACGCTGTGTGGTGACAACGATTGATCAGACCACAGCAGAAGTACCCAACCCCAAGGAGCCTCTGGCCACGCTGGCATCATTCCACCGCACGTCCAAAGGGGTGATGTTTGCGCAAAACGCAATGGTGGAGCAGCCCGGCATAATAGAGGTAGGCGCGCCTGTAACTGTATTGGACTCCGGGCCATCCAACCTGTTGGCGCAGATGACCAAAGCCTAG
- the hpf gene encoding ribosome hibernation-promoting factor, HPF/YfiA family — protein MHIQVSGKQIDLSDALKHRVNSHLGNLAERYFDKALQAQVTFSKARSFFTCDINVRTGSGLVLRGEGEAADANGAFDDAAEHIAKRLRRYNRRVTSHARGAQRQAAAQSGRTYVLQPLNEDPLPSGANTEKPVLATQPEGTDTETFAAIIAEQPTDIPLLSVGEAVMRLDLAGISFLLFRNAANEQVSLVYRRNDGNIGWIDTNPR, from the coding sequence ATGCATATTCAGGTTTCAGGTAAACAAATTGATCTGTCCGATGCTCTGAAGCACAGGGTCAATTCCCACCTTGGCAACCTAGCGGAACGATATTTTGACAAAGCCCTGCAAGCACAGGTGACCTTCAGCAAGGCGCGTTCGTTCTTTACCTGCGATATCAATGTGCGCACAGGCAGTGGCCTTGTATTGCGGGGTGAAGGCGAAGCCGCAGATGCCAATGGTGCATTTGATGATGCCGCTGAACACATTGCCAAACGCCTGCGCCGATATAACCGCCGGGTAACATCTCATGCACGTGGCGCACAAAGGCAGGCCGCAGCACAAAGTGGCCGCACCTATGTGCTGCAACCGCTTAATGAAGATCCGCTACCCTCGGGCGCCAACACGGAAAAACCCGTGCTTGCCACACAGCCGGAAGGCACAGATACAGAAACCTTTGCCGCCATTATTGCTGAACAGCCCACGGATATTCCCCTACTAAGTGTTGGTGAAGCCGTTATGCGGCTTGATCTGGCAGGCATTTCTTTCCTGCTGTTCCGCAATGCGGCCAATGAGCAGGTAAGCCTGGTTTATCGGCGAAATGACGGCAATATCGGCTGGATTGACACCAACCCACGCTAA
- a CDS encoding Hsp20 family protein: protein MSGRLFGSPMFLGFDHLEQMLERASKGSGDGYPPYNIEQIAPNGLRITLAVAGFKMDDLQITQEDNQLVIRGRQMEDGEERVFLHRGIASRQFQKAFVLAEGIEIGGAWLDNGLLHIDLFRPQPEVRVKRIEIVQGGQKNGRAPAAGSGSVLKARSSRMLRPVMDVDES from the coding sequence ATGTCTGGAAGACTGTTTGGCTCACCCATGTTTTTAGGGTTTGATCATCTTGAGCAGATGCTCGAACGCGCCAGCAAGGGATCGGGCGATGGATATCCGCCCTATAACATTGAGCAAATTGCCCCCAATGGCTTGCGGATCACTTTGGCCGTAGCAGGCTTTAAAATGGATGACTTGCAGATTACGCAGGAAGATAATCAGCTTGTTATTCGTGGTCGGCAGATGGAAGACGGAGAAGAACGCGTTTTTCTGCACCGGGGCATTGCCTCTCGCCAGTTTCAGAAAGCTTTTGTGCTGGCGGAAGGGATAGAAATTGGCGGGGCGTGGCTAGATAACGGTCTGTTGCATATAGACCTGTTTCGCCCCCAGCCGGAGGTGCGTGTGAAACGCATTGAAATTGTGCAGGGTGGGCAAAAAAATGGCCGCGCGCCTGCTGCCGGTAGCGGCAGTGTGCTGAAAGCCCGCTCATCGCGCATGCTGCGCCCAGTGATGGACGTGGATGAAAGCTGA
- the def gene encoding peptide deformylase yields MTHAANTDISFSAASDGAAPLHILTPPHPVLRQKARLVKPEDVAEIRKILPNMFSAMYQAPGIGLAAPQVGLSQRFILVDLGEKDARDPIVMINPEVIAETEDMAVREEGCLSLPNQYAEVVRPEKIRVRWNNVNGDVVEREAEGLLATCIQHEIDHLEGVLFVDHLSALRRNMILRRLAKELKRK; encoded by the coding sequence ATGACACACGCAGCCAATACAGACATCTCTTTTTCTGCTGCATCGGATGGCGCAGCACCCCTTCATATCCTTACGCCGCCGCACCCCGTGCTGCGCCAGAAGGCGCGGCTGGTGAAGCCAGAGGACGTGGCAGAAATTCGCAAGATTCTGCCCAACATGTTCTCGGCCATGTATCAGGCCCCCGGCATTGGGCTTGCGGCACCGCAGGTAGGCCTGAGCCAGCGCTTTATTCTGGTTGATCTGGGAGAAAAAGACGCGCGGGACCCGATTGTCATGATCAACCCCGAAGTGATTGCAGAAACCGAAGATATGGCCGTGCGGGAAGAAGGCTGCCTTTCCCTGCCCAACCAGTATGCGGAAGTTGTGCGCCCGGAAAAGATTCGCGTACGCTGGAACAACGTGAATGGTGATGTGGTGGAGCGCGAAGCCGAGGGCCTGCTGGCCACCTGCATCCAGCACGAAATAGACCATCTGGAAGGCGTGCTGTTTGTGGATCACCTTTCCGCCCTGCGCCGCAACATGATCCTGCGCCGTCTGGCCAAGGAACTAAAGCGTAAATAA
- a CDS encoding KpsF/GutQ family sugar-phosphate isomerase — translation MNMSTHISSQASSSPGVEAADVVRTERAGLDALAEALENPVGLGGAFAEAVEIILALPGRVVVTGIGKSGHIARKVQATLASTGTPAIFVHPAEASHGDLGMVQKGDAVLAFSNSGETTELGDIAAHARRTGLPLLAVTSRAHSTLASAATVALTLPSLPESCPMGLAPTTSTLTQLAFGDALAVALLRQRGFTATDFGTYHPGGRLGARLRTVRELMRTDNAMPLATPNTPMRDVIVEMTHKALGCVAILGENGTLAGLITDGDLRRALDHDLTTTLAKDVMNDSPLTIGPGIFASEALRLMNERKRPITSLFVLDDERKPIGVVHVHDLIRAGVG, via the coding sequence ATGAACATGTCCACCCATATCAGCTCGCAGGCTTCCTCTTCCCCCGGCGTAGAGGCGGCTGACGTTGTGCGCACGGAACGTGCAGGGCTGGATGCACTGGCAGAAGCACTGGAAAACCCCGTAGGGTTGGGCGGTGCCTTTGCAGAGGCGGTAGAAATTATTCTGGCGCTGCCGGGCCGTGTGGTTGTAACCGGCATTGGCAAATCCGGCCATATTGCCCGCAAGGTGCAGGCCACGCTGGCCAGCACCGGCACGCCCGCCATATTTGTGCACCCGGCAGAAGCCTCGCACGGTGATCTGGGAATGGTGCAGAAAGGGGATGCCGTTCTGGCTTTTTCCAATTCTGGGGAAACAACAGAACTGGGAGACATTGCCGCCCATGCCCGCCGCACGGGCCTGCCGCTGCTGGCCGTTACCAGCCGGGCCCATTCCACTTTGGCATCTGCGGCCACAGTGGCGCTTACGCTGCCATCCTTGCCGGAATCCTGCCCCATGGGGCTGGCCCCCACCACCAGCACCCTTACTCAGCTTGCATTTGGTGATGCCTTGGCCGTGGCCCTGCTACGCCAGCGCGGTTTTACCGCCACGGATTTTGGCACCTACCACCCCGGCGGTCGCCTTGGCGCGCGCCTGCGCACCGTGCGGGAACTGATGCGCACAGATAACGCTATGCCATTGGCCACCCCCAATACCCCCATGCGGGACGTTATTGTGGAAATGACGCACAAGGCGCTAGGATGCGTGGCCATTCTGGGCGAGAATGGTACCTTGGCGGGGCTGATCACAGATGGTGACCTGCGCCGCGCGCTTGATCACGACCTGACGACCACGCTGGCGAAAGATGTCATGAACGATTCACCGCTAACCATAGGGCCGGGAATTTTTGCTTCTGAAGCCCTGCGGCTGATGAACGAGCGCAAAAGGCCCATTACATCCCTGTTTGTGTTGGATGATGAACGCAAACCCATAGGCGTTGTGCATGTGCATGACCTGATCCGAGCCGGGGTTGGATGA
- a CDS encoding ribonuclease D, with product MTSAPSEGAITLHRNDLPDNVTFSGSVAVDTETMGLNPHRDRLCLVQLSAGDGTAHLVQIIPTSLGGKGYDCPNLKRVMADPSITKIMHFARFDVAILQHALGITVSPVVCTKIAARLVRTFTDRHGLAALCRDMLGVELSKQQQTSDWGALELKPEQLAYAASDVLYLHALWDKMSALLDREGRRELAQACYDFLPARARLDLLGYEDPDIFSHRA from the coding sequence ATGACCTCTGCCCCATCCGAAGGTGCCATTACACTGCACCGGAACGATCTTCCAGACAACGTGACCTTTAGTGGGTCCGTGGCCGTGGATACGGAAACAATGGGCCTGAACCCGCACCGGGACAGACTATGCCTTGTGCAGCTTTCTGCCGGTGATGGCACAGCACATCTGGTGCAGATCATCCCCACCTCCCTGGGGGGCAAAGGGTATGATTGCCCCAACCTCAAGCGTGTTATGGCAGACCCGTCCATTACTAAAATCATGCACTTTGCACGGTTTGACGTGGCAATTCTGCAGCACGCGCTGGGCATTACCGTAAGCCCGGTGGTGTGCACCAAAATTGCCGCCCGCCTTGTGCGCACCTTTACAGACCGCCACGGCCTTGCCGCCCTGTGCCGGGATATGCTGGGCGTGGAACTGAGCAAACAGCAGCAGACATCAGACTGGGGTGCGCTGGAACTTAAGCCCGAACAGTTGGCTTATGCTGCATCTGATGTGCTGTATCTGCACGCATTGTGGGATAAAATGTCCGCCCTGCTGGACCGTGAAGGCCGGCGTGAACTGGCACAGGCCTGTTATGACTTCCTGCCCGCCCGCGCCCGGTTGGACCTGCTTGGGTATGAAGACCCGGATATTTTCTCTCACCGCGCGTAA
- the lptB gene encoding LPS export ABC transporter ATP-binding protein: MNQEVTWTSEETVREEVVGVGPEPTDIHAPRRPGHGLYARGIGKSYKKREVVKNVSIEVHRGEAVGLLGPNGAGKTTSFYMIVGLVQPDTGSITLDGADITQLPMYRRARLGIGYLPQEASIFRGLNVEQNILAALEVVESDPDQRQVMLDGLLSEFGIGHLRRSPSLALSGGERRRLEIARALASQPHYILLDEPLAGIDPIAVGEIRDLVSHLKDRGIGVLITDHNVRETLEVIDRAYIMHSGQVLMQGVPEEIVAHEDVRRVYLGESFSL, encoded by the coding sequence ATGAATCAGGAAGTCACCTGGACGTCGGAAGAAACGGTTCGTGAAGAAGTTGTAGGCGTTGGGCCGGAACCTACAGACATTCATGCCCCGCGTCGCCCCGGCCACGGCCTGTACGCACGTGGCATTGGCAAAAGCTACAAAAAGCGCGAGGTGGTGAAAAATGTTTCCATCGAAGTGCATCGGGGGGAAGCGGTTGGCCTACTGGGGCCAAACGGTGCGGGTAAAACCACCAGCTTTTATATGATTGTGGGCCTTGTGCAGCCCGATACCGGCTCCATCACGCTGGATGGTGCGGATATTACGCAGTTGCCTATGTATCGGCGCGCCCGGCTTGGCATTGGGTATCTACCGCAGGAAGCCAGTATTTTCCGTGGCCTGAATGTGGAGCAAAACATTCTGGCCGCCTTGGAAGTGGTGGAATCAGACCCAGACCAGCGGCAGGTCATGCTGGATGGCCTGTTGAGCGAATTTGGTATCGGCCATCTGCGCCGCTCACCCTCCCTTGCTCTTTCAGGGGGGGAACGTCGTCGTTTGGAAATTGCCCGCGCACTGGCCAGCCAGCCCCATTACATTCTGCTGGATGAACCACTGGCCGGGATTGACCCCATTGCGGTGGGGGAAATTCGTGATCTGGTGTCTCACCTCAAAGATCGCGGCATTGGCGTGCTGATTACAGACCATAACGTGCGTGAAACGCTGGAAGTGATTGACCGCGCCTATATCATGCATAGTGGCCAGGTGCTGATGCAGGGCGTGCCGGAAGAAATTGTGGCCCATGAAGATGTGCGCCGCGTGTATCTGGGTGAAAGCTTCTCACTCTAG
- the lptC gene encoding LPS export ABC transporter periplasmic protein LptC encodes MTSPEDKRPQRADFARSEETTRRQRERLAPSAQLRKLPDAAKLARRRTMLRWAKWGLPATALLLLVTIAVWPEVDRLLSANQTTIKELAKVKIESGNLIGATYRGVDEHNRPFMITADSAHQVNDNRMDLIRPKADLLTQGGSWLWVESEKGVYMQHAQILDLTGEVTLYRDDGLMMHSPVADIDVKRGIIASDSWVRAEGPFGSLDAKGYLLAQHEGIAQFRGPGQLILNDDRHSDSAPKGKAS; translated from the coding sequence ATGACCAGCCCGGAAGACAAACGCCCGCAACGAGCCGATTTTGCCCGGTCGGAAGAAACCACGCGTCGCCAGCGCGAACGGCTTGCACCTTCTGCCCAGTTGCGCAAACTACCGGATGCCGCCAAGCTGGCACGCCGCCGCACTATGCTGCGCTGGGCCAAGTGGGGGCTGCCTGCAACAGCCCTGCTGTTATTGGTCACTATTGCCGTATGGCCAGAAGTAGACCGGTTGCTAAGTGCCAACCAGACCACCATCAAGGAACTGGCCAAGGTTAAGATTGAAAGCGGCAACCTGATAGGCGCCACGTATCGTGGGGTGGATGAACACAACCGCCCGTTCATGATTACGGCGGACAGTGCGCATCAGGTTAATGACAACCGTATGGATCTGATCCGCCCCAAGGCAGACCTGCTGACACAAGGCGGAAGCTGGCTTTGGGTTGAATCGGAAAAAGGCGTTTACATGCAGCACGCACAGATTCTCGACCTGACCGGAGAAGTGACCCTGTACCGCGATGATGGCCTGATGATGCACAGCCCCGTAGCCGATATTGATGTTAAACGCGGCATTATTGCCTCCGATTCATGGGTGCGGGCAGAAGGGCCTTTTGGCTCGCTTGATGCCAAGGGTTATCTGCTGGCCCAGCATGAGGGTATTGCCCAGTTCCGTGGCCCCGGCCAGTTGATCCTAAATGATGACCGCCACAGTGATTCAGCCCCCAAAGGCAAGGCTTCCTGA